From the Triticum urartu cultivar G1812 chromosome 4, Tu2.1, whole genome shotgun sequence genome, the window cctccgtcctaaaattcttgtcttagattcgtctaaattcttgtcttagatttgtctaaatacggatatATCAaatcacattttagtattagatacatccatatctagacaaatctaagacaagaattttaggacagagggagtactatttcTTGGATCTCAAATCAAAGTTATTACATCATACGTAACTATCTACTTCCTTACATCTGTTCGAGCAGATTCAAACAGATATATCCCTCCTTACATCTGTTCGAGCAGATTCAAACAGATATAGATGAATGTATCTAAACATATTTCAGTGCTAGATACATCTGTTCGAGCAAATTCAAACAGATATATCAAAACATGTTTCAGCGTTAGATACATCCGTTTAAGTGGCAGAAGGGAGTACAAGATATACTAAAGGCAGCATTAGATACATCCGTTTGAGTGGCAGAAGGGAGTACACAATATACTAAAGGCAGACTGTACACTACTTACCTTCATCAAGAACCATCCATCTAGAGCTGTTATATCGGTACACACGTCCAGGAACCTTGATACGACTCGACAATATAATATCATTCACGTGATAAACATTAGACAAATACATACAACCTATGAGTACAAGGGATGCCTAATACCCAGTATCCACCATGCTACCACGAGATTAGCAGCAAGAACAACATGTTTATTTTGTATACGACACAATAAATAGAAGGAAATAAAATATATTGTTCACATTGATATGTAACACTAACTTTACACCCAAACGCCTTCGTTCCGACTTTACAAGAACTACAACAGGAGCTATGGCCCAGAACTCCCTGTTTCATTGTCAGGAAATGCCCCAAACAGCAACTTCTGCGGCCTCTTGGCCAGTGCATTTTCATCCTCTTCGCTGATGGATCTCAATAAGCCAGCGAAGCTTTCTCAAATAAAATGATCGTCATCAATGGGGAAAGACCCCACGTCGCTAGATATTCTGAGAAGGTGTGCCAGCTCTAACCGGTATTCCAGACCCCGGATGTAGTGACCCAGCAACATGCACCTGAGCAGGACGCAATGTCAATCACTAATTGGCCATGAACAGAAAGGCCAAATCAAACAAAGCATAACGAATCTGATTTGTATTTACCAGAATAGCAAACGTGCAAGATAATCACGTGGGACAGATATTAGGGGCTGAAACGGGAGGGAAGTATTCTCGACAAGCTCTGCACAGTCATCGTCCTCACCCCCACGATTTAGGGCTCCCCCAGCATTCTCTAGTGGCGGAGGAGACTTTGAGTGTACCTTGGGGGAAAGAGTAGCAAGCAAACCATGCACAACAGACTGGATAGCCTCTTGCACACCGGGACAGGTGGATTCCGAGAGTTCAGCAACCTGTGCACAACAGCTAGTCAGGCCACTGTAAAGAAACCTAGGACCAATCTCTGGATTTTCTTTGTTGCTTGGGGTTTGTACCAAGAGCAATTAGTCATCAGTAAGCTGTTGAGATGTACATACCTTCTCTGGTGTTAGGGATCTTAGATAGTCTAGCAGATCATTTTTCTCTTCTCCAACAAACTGTTGCATTTGAAGGGCAGAATTTTTCCTCTTCAGGTCATGCAACTCCTACAAGATTATAAAGCAATAAACCTTCAGGTTTGAACACAACAGGCACAATGCATATAGTCAGCCACAAAATTACGGAAATGATAAATCCGGAAGGTTtagattttaagcatggcaactATAGTTCACGCGAGGTTGGCAAACATGGCAATGTTCTGACAAAAAAATGAACTGGGACAAAGTTGCCATGTTTTAACAACTAAAGTTGCCATGAAAAAACGTTTGGGGTGacatgcttaaaatccgaacgttcgggatttatcggGTCCCAAAATTATCAACTAGGATTTTCACAAGAAACAGTTGCACAAAGCGGTGGCCGTCATATAAATATAGCACTTAAGAAATTTACGACAACAAAAGTTGCACAAAGCAGCGGACTTCAGTGCATAGCAATAATAGCGGATCAAAATGAAATTCAATTGGTGTCAGATCAGTTCTCAGTAATACAAATACAAGTTAAAGATGACTTTAGCATATATGTTTAACAAGAAAATTGTAAAAGTAGAGTACATGGTTGGGATGAACCTGTACAGTTCCAATGGCAGCAGAAGACAATATTTGATTCACAGGCCTAACAAGATAGATATATTGCAGacattttttaaaatttataTCTGATCAATAGTCATTTACAGACAGGAAACAGAAGGCATGGGAATAAACAAAATCATACTAAGTAATGAATCAGGCAATATAACCAGGTACATGATAAAAGCAATAACCAATAAACCGAAAGAAGTTTGTTCACGATTATTTGAATATTCCTGATCAGGACATATGATTTGAGACTATTACCTTTTTCATCGCATCCAAACGAGATTGCAACCGAATAATCTGCTCTTCCGCTTGGGGTGTTAAGTTACTTAACATTTCCCCCATACTCTCACCAGATGATTCTTCGTCACTTTTTCCAGAGTCCTGGGGCATGTCGTCTTCCGATAATCTGAAAATTGTAACAGGCCTACCCAAATTGATATCATGAAGATTATCTTCAGTCGTGTCTCTTTTCTCACATTCAGCATCTTCTTCAGAAAGTTCTAGGTTCCTTTCAAAAGAGAGCCTGCATTCAGCATTACGTAGAGTATACCTGCAAGAAGAAATGAAGTAAGCACTACAGCCTTCTGGTACATCAATACATGTCGGCTGTGCTTTGAATAAACATGTTAATACAAATCACTTCGCAAACAAAACAAAGACTACAAACAGTTGCTTCAAACTTGTTCAAAATCTCTACTACCTTATAAATTGGAGTTGGTGGTGGGAGCAGTAAGTTCAATCCCCATTCCATCCTAATCTCCCTCATCCTAATCCCCCTTCCTGGTTTGGAAGAGTTCACTCCCCATTCCATCCCTATCTTTCTCATCCATCTAGAACCCATCAGACCCCTCTGGTTTGATTTTTTTTATAGACGGAACAGTAAAAAATAATGCCGTTGGGAAGCCTCAAAGCGCACACATGTGTGTACACCCAGCTCAATCAAACCAGCAAGCGATCCCCTCACTCATGTTTTGAATGAGAAAGTATTTTATAAGTACATGTCAGTGCTCCCATGGCAGTGCAGTTACACAGTGCAGTGTTGCGGGCTTGCTTGAGTTTTTCTTTGCAGTGTTCAAGTCCATTGGTTGTTGTATACTGCTAATCCAATGCAACTTCAACTATTTTGTAGTTCCGTAGCAACACCCAGGCATTATGCTAGTACTGGTAGAAATAGATGCAATAACCCATCTGTCATATAGCCAACATTTAAAAAATGTAACAGGAGCTATCACATGGGAATGATGTCCTTGATAGTAGCTCAATTCAAGAGGAAGGCTGAAACTGTTCCAGTTTTATTGACCTGATTCCTATTCATTTACCGGCAAAGGAAGGAATTCTTATCCATATCTCCAGGCAACTCATATCGACAACATGAACTTCATGATAATTAgcatatacaaaaaaagacagcTTTACTGAAAATAGGTGCACCGAAATTCCAGGCCAAAATTGTAAAACATAGTCAAGTAGGTAACTATCAGGCTAAAAAAGATGAGGGCAGGCAACTAGCTTTTATTTCTCCACGAATGAGTGATTAGCAAGTGACAACCAACTCAGCAGCACTAACAAGAAGATCACGACTTCTAACCTACTACCTCCGTTCCATAATTCTTGTTGTGGAACGGAGGGAGTGAAAAATAGGCCCAAGCTATCAATACCACCACATTAGTAATTAACCAAATGGAACAGATGAACCTCAACACATTGAAAGAACATAAACAATGAACGGTTCAAGAAAACAAAGGTATACTAGCAGGATGGAAGAAAACCAGGAAAACACCACAGCATGGATACATCCAAGAAATGTCACTTTCCAACAATGAAAGATCAAACACCATTCAAACGTATTCCCAAGATATTATGGTGCTTATATTTTAATGCATAGCATGCCATGGCTGTACCACTACTACAAACTTGGGTATGTTTTCCATATTCACATGCTATTATTCCTTACTAATATTTTTCAGGTTCACGTGTAGTCATCTAATAGCGCCATACACTTCCGCAAGATGGTCATTGTTGATTGTCATCTATTTTTTTTTAATAAAATAGCACAAGAAAATTCATGTGCCTGATGAACCAACCAACTCTCAGAAAACCCATGTGCAACCAATAAGAAAATATCTTTTTCAACCAGAGAACTTACCCAGTCATGATTGAAGATACCAATAACTTGAAAAATGGACTCCAAAGGGCTTCTACAACAACACGGAACTGATCAGATGGAAGCAGACCCAACATGCCAGAGATGGTCCTCTTCATTGCATCAACCGTTTCAAGAGGAACATCTTTCTGAATGACACTAAGATCCAAAGGCTCTATGTCTTGGATCAAATTCCACAAGGTAGATTTCTACAAGGAAATCAAACACAGTCATTAAAATGCACTGTAGAGTGCAGAGTGACTATACAATCTCAAGAACCTAGAACCTAGAAGAATAAAATCAAACAATTAGAACACAATCAAACAATTTTCGGGTGTAAAGGTAGAACAATAAAATCAAACAATTTTCTGTAGCACTTCTcatgcatgttgagagaaatagaAGTAATAAGGTCGATGAGGTGGCATGTGGTGCATATTGAGATAAATAGAAGTAGTGGGGATCAACTACTTAAgtatatatatgatatatatGATTTACCCGTACCAGCCAAGTTGTGCGTGCAAAGTATTTCAGATGCATACAACTCAAACCCATCTAATCCATAAGTTAACCCAATTTTCAAGATCTGAAATGTTACTACATCATTCAGAGTGGGAGAGCCCCAGGACCAGGAAAAGCAAGTAGCCAACTCTCTTTAAGCAAGATCATGACTTGCCATTCTTTAGACCTGGTTCTGAGGATGACGATGAGCAGCAGATCCATTGCCAGGATGACCAGTCCTGAGGATGACGGTGGGCAAGCGATATTAGAATACTAGGGCTATAACTTCATTACTTGTCCACTCTTGCAGAACACTCAGATTATTTGAATTGTCCCTTTGTGTACGAAATTGACACGGGCTCACACTGGCAGCAACAAAAAGTGGAAGCATCGAATTATGATCTCTCAATTAATCCAATCAACAATTCACCGGTTTCAAGCATCTCATCGGACTACACCAATTTTCAGATGGTAACAACAACCTCATCTTATTCACAAGTATTAATAATGATTAACGGCCACGTCTGAGCCTGGTAGATGATCTAGTAACCAAAACATTACAAGCCGCACGCGGACGCTCCATCCGCCGCATCAGAGCACCACATCTCAATCTCATGACGAACCAAACAGTTCCCATGATAATAAACAAACTCAATATGTACAAGCAACCAGACTATTCAATTTTTTTGGGAGAGAGAAGTGGGCTGGGCGATGCGACCGAGGGAGGGGCGGGTTAGGGGGAGGGCGCCCACCTTGGAGGGGCCGTGGATGGGCCTTCCCCGCGCGTAGAGCTCGTCGAAGGGCGAGGCGGAGGCGGCAGCCACCCCGACCCCGGCGAGCCTCCTCCGCCAGCTCCCAATCGCCAGCCCCGCCGGGTAGAGCTGCGCCGGGGGAGGGAACCTGAGGCCCGCCGCGGCGGAGCGGCCGCTGCGGAGAGGCGGGCGGAGGCAGGAGGCGGTCGGCATGTGGCCGTCGCCGGCGGGTGGGGGCGCGCTCCTGGCTGCCTTGCTGGATTCCTTTCCCTCGGGACCGGGCCTGGTGGCGATAGGTCTTTCTAGCTCCTCCGGCCGTGGGCCCGCGGCCGCGTGCGTGGGTAGCAAACGGAGGTGGACTGCATTTCGTCGCCGCTCGAAAAAGAGAAAAGGAAAACGGACTCAAATTCCTACCTCAACGGAACCGGTCGCTGACGTGTGGGCCAGCGCGGCGAGCTCTCGGCCGACCAGGGTGCTGCACCGGTAGCTGACGTGTGGGCCAGCGCGGCGAGCTCTTGGTCGACCAGTGTGCGTGTGGATGGAGGTGGAACGGAATATGCACCGGTCATCATGTCATGTGCTTATTGGACATTTTTCTTTTCCTCTTCACTTGGCACGGTTGGTTTTCCCTCATTTTCCTGTGGTTCTCTATGCCGGAGATGCTGGACTCTTTGAAGCCGACATGACTTGTGGAAAATACACGGTGGATGACTCAACCTGGCATGGATATATATACAAgatttcttcttattcttcttgtGGTTTGCTATGCGTGGGAAACGTGAACTGACGTCGTGATGACTAAGTGGACGTTTTGGGGCCGACATGGCTTTTCATTTCATGCCATTTGCTTCTTTTTGTTACGGATGGTTTCTTTTCATTTTGTCCGTTCTCTATGTTGGGTAAACTGTGTGTTCCAAAAATGTTGGGTGGATCGTGAAAATTTTGACTTTTTAAAATTGCTTGCTGAAAATAGAACATCTTTAAAACTTTAATCAAATCTTGCTTAACCACAACTTCTCCGACATTGAACTTGACTAAGTCACCGTCTTGTAAACTTGGCACTTAAAAAGAAACTTTTTCGTGTTCAAATGAAGATTTTAGTCAATAACAAAAATCATGGTGTTCGGTTGTTAGAGCTCAATATCATCG encodes:
- the LOC125550649 gene encoding uncharacterized protein LOC125550649 — translated: MPTASCLRPPLRSGRSAAAGLRFPPPAQLYPAGLAIGSWRRRLAGVGVAAASASPFDELYARGRPIHGPSKKSTLWNLIQDIEPLDLSVIQKDVPLETVDAMKRTISGMLGLLPSDQFRVVVEALWSPFFKLLVSSIMTGYTLRNAECRLSFERNLELSEEDAECEKRDTTEDNLHDINLGRPVTIFRLSEDDMPQDSGKSDEESSGESMGEMLSNLTPQAEEQIIRLQSRLDAMKKELHDLKRKNSALQMQQFVGEEKNDLLDYLRSLTPEKVAELSESTCPGVQEAIQSVVHGLLATLSPKVHSKSPPPLENAGGALNRGGEDDDCAELVENTSLPFQPLISVPRDYLARLLFWCMLLGHYIRGLEYRLELAHLLRISSDVGSFPIDDDHFI